The Sulfuricurvum sp. DNA window ATCCGCACGCCGCCGCATCAAATAACCATGGATGAGAGCCTCCGAATGCCGTATCTACAGAGAGTGCCAAGCGCACGATAACAATCACCTGTGTCCACCAAAACAACGCGATGGCTACTTTACCCGCATCCGGCGACTGGCCGGAATGCCCGAGAGTGACGCGTGTACCGAAACCGATCAGTATGGTAGTTAAAAACCCTAACGCCAAGAGATGAATCTCTGCAAATAAGAAACTGACGTTGTAGATCATCTCGATAATTTGGAGTAATGAGCCGATAAAAAGTCCTATTGGGAGCCAGAAGAGGGCGAGATGAAGAATCCAAATGATTGCCGGTGAGTTAAACGGATGGAGTTTCCATCGCAAAAACTCGCGAAGCAGATAAAGAGATAGGAGCATACCGATAATCGCTTCTCCTACCGTGAAGTCAATGAGCGCGAAAAACGTTTTAATGATGAACGCACTGAATACTATTTCGACAAAATATTTCGTTTTAGGCTCCTGAGAATGGCTGAAAAATGGGATCATGCGCTGAGCGACAGAAAAGGTGAGGAACACAAAGAAGAAATTTACGATAATGGGCGGGATCAGAGCAAACCAGTTGTGAAAATTCCAAACTAGAGAGATGCCGAAGGCAA harbors:
- a CDS encoding NnrS family protein; the protein is MSTFSTAPLPQKQNYFLSQPHQPFFVFGLLWAIVSMVLFVLSHKGIITLSISENQFHLYSLAFLVFAQFFHGFLFTTFPRFCSTMAIPKEAYIRIVWLYQIGAVLFFAGSLFSEWLTLFAMVAVLFAHSMAIFALYWIYKIGQSPVKQDPFWILVAHGITLITHLLWIIAFGISLVWNFHNWFALIPPIIVNFFFVFLTFSVAQRMIPFFSHSQEPKTKYFVEIVFSAFIIKTFFALIDFTVGEAIIGMLLSLYLLREFLRWKLHPFNSPAIIWILHLALFWLPIGLFIGSLLQIIEMIYNVSFLFAEIHLLALGFLTTILIGFGTRVTLGHSGQSPDAGKVAIALFWWTQVIVIVRLALSVDTAFGGSHPWLFDAAACGWILLFIVWGARYGKTLVFGKK